One segment of Acropora muricata isolate sample 2 chromosome 8, ASM3666990v1, whole genome shotgun sequence DNA contains the following:
- the LOC136927009 gene encoding uncharacterized protein isoform X2 has product MQQNRYCPPAGLSMDGDILPLLYLCLDTFQLQHRGGKLEEASSFQDVDKMSVHSAHDIRDSDKCFAVVRNHCKQVLKQLNDTQLDFVLLSCEDDDESFNLITCLHALATLAFERGDTEALEEISTVISKCNASYNASILMNDLGVMLSLKAIYQGSEECFSIANDFFEHTEDHLNSAIVTLNLAALYIKLGEYQRAYQFSDLAATLCHDITMRTTNDVDLPMKVLKRVADILKELGNLSKFRSILRISVMFDIGGEEAFERHVSKWLMKVLLREEEGEKIEKKELNELSCHLFTFINCRDAQSLTADFVRTVLTAARVNYLNGLDENAFKLLEMLECALQMSSERNDLLYGWLLFQIGQFKLGCGMISDAEKSLKHAEPILMRCHGRNYHLVGYCKKLIGSCVLLNNNLEGAFTNLNDAYIFFSDINSQHFELADISLKLSLIQIERGNFQDAKEILQSSLVNLTDSCGEVSPKTASAYVQAGLILQKVDKEAAIDKVTEAIYIFRSLGFPSDHPDIKLSQRLIGLFQLSLGKKQEAEKCLVDTWKEPIVTDESKCIPRHYGISIVDYMTTEMNIGYCKESLQEMANTLSLVTLIPMKTGKDRQNYLDFLVSSLEVRSTREQGRIIEFAGQCCFITSLLCSTQMNVHFVIWLEPEGYSQSCDGKSSDEVTISRSKNSSCILFWKSSCAIQEMKESKNLDFQIRESVSTLFMQPKFRKNFVESEDYQQLPVTAKLGETWSLCNQVDCLPIFVEMKLTEPCDDSVNFDYLTSWASCNSAPETSIRVSYFSYDFPNKRIAEFAFDQLVFGLDKESMLSKVKEVKVIECCCSHNFAFFTAPQSSYSQLSLCVDFKLRQLRAKCRQWNDSKSNNFCVFVQSALENIVFSVGKNGFAQPFAPLLCASSSDHSIAVKRKLSCTNFQGDIAMPREPLEIDEEFHRNVKCLVSKEIRNFEMSSLVYNERSTNEASAGDCSSEATSSSFPLRNQEFLSVGCVDVCLCLLDFILRSRSADYKLKSLNCAPPPSSVLTSCDNSSLQSNLSFVPGESVPSLSSYPVSPGIDIQCPPVFPKESSALSSLPSGCDSPQRKLLKDNDDHHVSDQNLSQEIHSPVAQGIETRAVGKSRFHPGVLKREEESAASQSCYSFELQEEVKKLKEQLRESKAEIQQLKAELGRYLFLEDKQKRSGKLQLLLPRAPTSDESRQSSCNETSLHARLHAEGACLKREPGPSLRTIFIDISNSLSAVEFQHMKKLAKGKVNDLRLARMKVPYELLDELERVSEDPRTDIRELLQSVQRLDLLEKLGVSLHKGIAAVSPASLPLKDESLDSLSAKDDKKKIVPCKSGVSVRSSVLSGEADGGRISGNQEDNSFASFSSFESSAENEREIPTSKGTENYEGLPLERVRADSKGDTHVPFTSDQAGPSSISSNTNSNSSDSLVSNSAEGVQVLCLRGALSVSWEETEPTEMFQATGSGFSDGITSDKTSLNTASVDEGISQGHFSDSEDNVADGGGNNETTVDDLQRTSIESCNRETRSSKSGLTSCPELVESDSGISSSGSSAYRSFLAGHEGPIVGDGNQLSLQRYSIVRDKQTVGRDECDPDCSSKTGTRLPLRRNSKEYDEQKEESCELVTDSSLKTGNQLLMEPKLHDCDQQKEERREPGSDCSSKTANQLPLQQNSKEHDQQTEGSQEPEASYSSDRNWERQGARPKRTQMQRPVDPPLWPSSSPVSDGLAKDFLARHSQDRAVQGSLYTDDKDLSFVGPERLRDASFVDGPTSASEAWGFSPRHSQDRSIQQSLYTDDRGLISASEAYSERPFFRGMGASSYEGLGSAYSDVRGSSAVRAGLLGGSLSDESSHSSSTHATPAPLPGFNGQTHLSLVWSGMSSDGVNTSNRCDHSLTGKQDFSRECESLLDQTFYGSRLSLQLINSSIPPNSRFVYGSTSSDFAPGIHSGYSMYGAQRHVLSDGNSASIVDQRSHHGDLNLEGQSSQFGGREQAEASFAANGDVLENCNFPLRFTVSSPTVSCNTVVSDSTSRSSIAVATNITSAVVNANKNSVLSQTLVCDGNEGASLLPGSGEVNFKSSSSNRDYGRNTVEPNESSLAASEQRTVEDASVLVERRLREREEREEFMRELQRKEEMIREERERKKREKEDREWQEAERWPPQQEGVSTGSRWLCEHYQRRCRVRFPCCTQFYPCHRCHNSSSNCKNDEAKACHATHLKCSLCQFEQEIDENSDVCRGCGEKMAAYFCSICKHFTSIDKNPYHCDQCGICRIHKDKSFHCKVCNVCLDKRLENNHKCRPDSGHDECCICLEDAFSGCQILPCSHKVHRECAIAMIQNGIRTCPVCRHPLYTPLND; this is encoded by the exons ATGCAGCAGAACAG ATATTGTCCCCCAGCTGGCCTTAGTATGGATGGGGATATATTGCCCTTGTTGTACTTGTGTTTGGATACATTTCAACTTCAGCACAGAGGGGGAAAGTTGGAGGAAGCGAGCAGTTTCCAAGATGTTGACAAAATGTCTGTCCATTCTGCTCATGACATCAGGGACAGTGACAAGTGCTTTGCTGTTGTTCGAAATCATTGCAAACAGGTTTTAAAACAACTGAATGACACTCAATTGGATTTTGTTCTATTGTCTTGTGAAGATGATGATGAGAGTTTCAATTTAATAACATGTCTACATGCATTGGCTACATTAGCCTTTGAAAGAGGAGACACAGAGGCATTGGAGGAAATATCTACTGTCATCAGTAAGTGCAATGCATCCTATAATGCAAGCATCCTGATGAATGATCTTGGAGTAATGTTGAGTTTGAAAGCAATTTATCAGGGAAGTGAGGAGTGTTTCTCCATTGCAAACGATTTTTTTGAGCATACAGAGGACCACCTTAATAGTGCCATTGTCACTCTCAATTTAGCAGCTCTGTACATCAAACTAGGAGAATATCAAAGGGCATATCAGTTTAGTGACCTTGCAGCTACCTTGTGTCATGACATCACAATGAGAACAACAAATGATGTTGACCTACCAATGAAGGTCTTGAAAAGAGTTGCTGATATCCTGAAAGAGCTTGGAAACCTTAGCAAGTTTAGGAGCATTCTCAGAATCAGTGTTATGTTTGACATTGGTGGAGAAGAAGCCTTTGAACGGCATGTGTCAAAATGGTTGATGAAAGTCCTGCTCAGAGAAGAAGAAGGTgagaaaatagagaaaaaagaGCTTAATGAGTTGAGCTGTCACTTGTTTACATTCATAAATTGCCGAGATGCACAGTCATTGACTGCAGACTTTGTGAGAACAGTTCTTACAGCTGCAAGAGTAAACTACTTGAATGGCCTTGATGAAAATGCTTTCAAATTACTAGAGATGCTAGAATGTGCTTTGCAGATGAGTAGTGAAAGAAATGATCTCTTGTATGGATGGCTGCTGTTTCAAATTGGTCAGTTCAAACTAGGTTGTGGAATGATAAGCGACGCTGAGAAAAGTCTAAAGCACGCTGAGCCAATCCTGATGAGATGCCATGGAAGAAACTACCATCTAGTTGGGTATTGCAAGAAGTTAATTGGTTCTTGTGTCCTTCTGAACAACAACCTGGAAGGTGCCTTCACAAACCTGAATGAtgcatatatttttttcagtgaCATAAACAGTCAGCATTTTGAGCTTGCAGACATTTCTTTGAAACTCTCTCTGATACAGATTGAAAGGGGCAACTTTCAGGATGCCAAGGAGATTTTACAGAGTTCATTGGTGAATCTTACAGATTCTTGTGGTGAAGTCTCTCCCAAGACTGCCAGTGCATATGTCCAAGCTGGATTAATTTTGCAGAAAGTTGACAAAGAAGCAGCAATTGATAAAGTCACTGAAGCCATTTACATTTTCCGTAGCCTTGGCTTTCCAAGTGACCATCCTGATATCAAACTTAGCCAAAGATTAATCGGTCTCTTTCAGCTATCATTGGGCAAAAAACAGGAAGCTGAAAAGTGTCTTGTCGATACATGGAAAGAGCCCATTGTAACTGATGAATCAAAATGCATACCTCGGCACTATGGCATCTCCATAGTTGACTACATGACCACTGAAATGAACATTGGTTATTGCAAAGAAAGTCTTCAAGAAATGGCGAACACGCTTTCTCTAGTTACTCTCATCCCAATGAAAACGGGGAAAGATCGACAAAATTATCTAGATTTCCTTGTGAGTTCTCTTGAGGTAAGAAGTACTAGGGAGCAAGGAAGAATTATTGAGTTTGCTGGCCAGTGTTGTTTTATCACTAGCCTATTATGTTCTACTCAGATGAATGTCCACTTTGTCATTTGGCTGGAGCCTGAAGGATATTCACAATCTTGTGATGGTAAATCTTCTGATGAGGTGACAATCTCACGTTCAAAGAACTCATCCTGTATTTTGTTTTGGAAAAGTTCTTGTGCAATCCAAGAGATGAAAGAATCAAAGAATTTAGACTTCCAAATCCGTGAAAGTGTCAGCACACTCTTTATGCAACCCAAATTTAGAAAGAATTTTGTAGAAAGTGAAGACTACCAACAACTCCCAGTTACAGCGAAACTTGGGGAAACTTGGTCTCTGTGCAATCAAGTAGATTGTCTTCCAATTTTTGTTGAGATGAAACTGACTGAACCATGTGATGATAGTGTAAACTTTGATTACTTGACTTCGTGGGCTTCTTGCAATTCAGCCCCAGAGACTTCAATTCGTGTCTCTTACTTTTCATATGACTTCCCAAACAAGCGCATAGCGGAGTTTGCATTTGATCAGTTGGTTTTTGGCCTAGACAAAGAATCAATGCTAAGCAAAGTGAAAGAGGTGAAAGTTATAGAATGTTGCTGTTCACacaattttgcatttttcacTGCACCACAAAGTAGTTACTCTCAACTTTCTCTTTGTGTGGACTTTAAGTTGCGACAACTAAGGGCCAAATGTCGTCAGTGGAATGACTCCAAGTCAAACAACTTCTGTGTTTTTGTGCAGTCTGCCCTGGAGAATATAGTGTTTTCTGTGGGTAAAAACGGTTTTGCGCAGCCATTTGCACCATTGTTGTGTGCATCTTCAAGTGATCATAGCATTGCTGTTAAGCGGAAGTTGTCTTGTACTAATTTTCAAGGAGATATTGCTATGCCCAGGGAACCTTTAGAGATTGATGAAGAGTTTCACCGTAATGTAAAGTGCCTTGTAAGTAAAGAGATTAGAAATTTTGAGATGTCTTCCTTGGTTTATAATGAAAGGAGCACAAATGAAGCTTCTGCTGGGGATTGCAGCAGTGAAGCAACCTCATCATCATTCCCACTTCGAAATCAG GAATTTCTTTCTGTGGGCTGTGTCGATGTTTGCTTGTGCCTGTTGGACTTCATATTACGTAGCAGAAGTGCTGATTACAAGCTAAAGTCATTGAACTGTGCTCCACCACCTTCCTCAGTTTTAACTAGTTGTGACAACAGCAGCCTTCAGAGCAATCTTTCATTTGTCCCGGGTGAATCAGTGCCATCTCTGAGCTCATACCCTGTTAGCCCAGGAATTGACATCCAGTGCCCTCCAGTCTTTCCAAAGGAGTCCTCTGCTTTATCTTCTCTTCCTAGCGGATGTGATAGCCCTCAGAGAAAACTTTTAAAAGACAATGATGACCATCATGTGTCTGATCAGAACCTCTCACAAGAAATTCACTCACCAGTTGCACAAGGAATTGAAACAAGAGCTGTTGGGAAGAGTAGATTTCACCCAGGTGTGCTGAAAAGGGAGGAGGAATCTGCAGCCTCCCAGAGTTGTTATTCCTTTGAATTGCAAGAAGAAGTGAAGAAATTAAAGGAACAGCTAAGGGAGAGTAAAGCAGAAATACAGCAACTCAAAGCTGAGCTGGGACGATACCTCTTTCTTGAGGACAAACAGAAGCGTAGTGGAAAacttcaattattattacccAGAGCACCCACAAGTGATGAGAGCAGACAGTCATCTTGTAATGAGACAAGCTTGCACGCAAGACTACACGCTGAAGGGGCTTGTCTCAAAAGAGAGCCAG GCCCAAGCTTGCGAACAATATTTATAGATATCTCCAACTCTTTGTCAGCTGTGGAATTTCAACATATGAAGAAACTGGCTAAAGGCAAAGTCAATGACCTCAGGCTTGCAAGAATGAAAGTTCCATATGAATTGCTAGACGAGCTGGAGAGAGTTAGTGAAGATCCACGCACCGACATAAGAGAGCTCCTTCAAAGCGTCCAGCGTCTTGATCTACTAGAGAAACTTGGGGTTTCTTTACATAAGG GGATTGCTGCGGTGTCGCCGGCTTctttaccattgaaagatgaAAGTTTGGATTCACTGTCTGCAAAAGacgacaaaaagaaaattgtacCGTGTAAATCTGGCGTGTCCGTTAGAAGTTCGGTGCTCAGTGGTGAAGCAGATGGTGGAAGGATTTCGGGAAATCAAGAGGACAATTCGTTTGCatcattttcatcttttgagAGCTCAGCGGAGAATGAAAGAGAGATTCCTACTTCGAAGGGTACTGAGAATTATGAGGGTCTTCCACTGGAAAGAGTGAGAGCCGACTCCAAAGGGGACACTCATGTCCCCTTCACCTCTGATCAGGCTGGCCCATCAAGCATTTCGAGCAACACGAATAGTAATTCATCCGATTCGCTGGTTTCAAACAGCGCTGAAGGTGTGCAAGTGCTTTGTTTAAGAGGCGCCTTGTCAGTTTCCTGGGAAGAGACGGAACCCACTGAGATGTTCCAAGCAACCGGCTCTGGCTTTTCAGATGGGATAACCTCCGATAAAACAAGTTTGAATACAGCTAGCGTCGACGAAGGAATTTCACAAGGTCACTTTTCAGACAGTGAAGATAATGTAGCTGATGGTGGTGGAAACAACGAAACAACAGTTGACGATCTGCAGAGAACTTCTATTGAATCATGTAATAGAGAAACACGTTCAAGCAAGTCTGGTCTAACGTCGTGTCCAGAATTAGTGGAATCTGATTCTGGAATCAGTTCTTCAGGTAGCTCTGCGTACCGCTCCTTTTTGGCAGGTCACGAAGGACCGATTGTAGGTGATGGAAATCAACTCTCGCTTCAACGTTATTCAATTGTACGCGATAAACAAACTGTAGGAAGAGATGAGTGCGATCCTGATTGTTCTTCCAAAACGGGAACTCGACTTCCACTGCGGCGAAATTCAAAGGAATACGATGAACAAAAAGAGGAAAGTTGTGAGCTAGTTACGGATAGTTCTTTAAAAACTGGAAATCAACTTCTAATGGAACCGAAGTTACATGATTGTGATCAACAAAAGGAGGAAAGGCGTGAGCCTGGTTCTGACTGTTCTTCCAAAACTGCAAATCAACTTCCACTGCAACAAAATTCAAAGGAACACGATCAACAAACAGAGGGAAGCCAGGAACCTGAGGCATCTTATTCCTCTGACAGAAACTGGGAACGCCAGGGCGCGCGACCCAAACGCACTCAAATGCAACGTCCAGTAGATCCGCCACTGTGGCCAAGCTCTAGCCCTGTGTCCGACGGTTTGGCAAAGGACTTCTTAGCTCGACACTCTCAAGACAGAGCTGTGCAGGGAAGTCTCTACACGGATGACAAAGACTTATCTTTTGTTGGTCCTGAGCGCTTGCGGGACGCTTCCTTTGTTGATGGCCCCACAAGTGCATCAGAGGCTTGGGGTTTCTCACCTAGACACTCTCAAGACAGATCCATCCAGCAAAGTCTTTACACGGATGACAGAGGCCTGATAAGTGCATCAGAGGCTTACAGCGAGAGGCCCTTTTTTAGAGGAATGGGTGCTTCTTCATACGAAGGATTAGGCAGTGCTTATTCGGACGTGCGAGGTAGTTCTGCCGTAAGAGCAGGTTTACTGGGCGGCAGCCTTAGTGACGAAAGCTCTCATAGCAGTAGTACACACGCTACACCAGCGCCCTTGCCAGGTTTCAATGGACAAACTCACCTCTCTTTAGTTTGGAGTGGAATGTCCAGTGATGGAGTTAATACAAGTAATCGCTGCGATCACAGTCTCACTGGGAAACAGGATTTTAGCAGGGAATGTGAGTCCCTTCTCGACCAGACCTTCTATGGTAGTCGGCTGTCACTGCAACTGATTAATTCCTCGATTCCCCCTAATTCACGTTTTGTTTATGGATCGACCAGTTCGGATTTCGCTCCTGGAATTCATTCCGGATATTCAATGTATGGCGCACAAAGACATGTTCTGAGCGACGGCAATTCGGCTTCAATTGTTGACCAAAGGTCACATCACGGCGATTTAAACCTCGAGGGTCAATCAAGTCAATTTGGAGGTAGGGAGCAAGCTGAAGCGTCCTTTGCTGCGAATGGGGACGTTTTGGAGAATTGTAATTTCCCTCTTCGCTTCACGGTTTCTTCGCCCACTGTTTCCTGCAACACGGTTGTTTCAGACTCGACAAGTCGGTCATCCATTGCTGTTGCAACTAACATAACGAGCGCTGTTGTTAATGCAAATAAGAATTCGGTGTTGTCTCAAACTCTAGTCTGTGATGGCAATGAAGGGGCCAGCCTTTTACCCGGGTCTGGTGAAGTTAACTTTAAGAGTTCTTCATCCAATAGAGATTACGGAAGAAACACTGTAGAGCCCAACGAGAGTTCACTTGCTGCTTCAGAACAGCGCACAGTCGAGGATGCCTCAGTGCTGGTGGAGCGCAGGCTTCGTGAAAGAGAAGAACGGGAAGAGTTCATGAGAGAACtgcaaagaaaggaagaaatgaTCAGGGAAGAGCGAGAAAGGAAGAAACGGGAGAAAGAAGACAGGGAATGGCAGGAAGCAGAGAGATGGCCGCCGCAGCAGGAAGGCGTAAGCACAGGCTCGCGGTGGCTGTGTGAACATTACCAGCGGCGCTGTAGAGTGCGGTTCCCTTGTTGCACGCAATTCTATCCGTGTCATCGATGCCATAACAGCTCAAGCAACTGTAAAAATGACGAAGCCAAAGCATGTCACGCAACACATCTCAAGTGTTCCCTCTGCCAATTTGAACAGGAA ATTGATGAAAACAGTGATGTATGCCGTGGATGCGGAGAAAAGATGGCGGCCTATTTCTGCTCTATTTGTAAGCACTTCACGAGCATAGACAAGAACCCGTATCACTGTGATCAATGCGGAATCTGCCG